A window of the Nitrosopumilus ureiphilus genome harbors these coding sequences:
- a CDS encoding dTDP-4-dehydrorhamnose 3,5-epimerase family protein translates to MDLQIKNYDLGVQVLFPKINNDERGFVTEIFRNDWNGFFGQDKPNQINISKSNPGIIRAWHRHKRNQVDFFTVLKGSMKICVYDNNKESKTFGKLVEIIAGEDNLQIIKVPGNFWHGTKTIGNQPSYTIYFINNLYVYENPDEERILWNDPSIIDPRTKRPYDWNNVS, encoded by the coding sequence ATGGATTTACAAATAAAGAATTATGATCTCGGGGTACAAGTTTTATTTCCTAAAATAAATAATGATGAACGTGGTTTTGTTACTGAAATCTTTAGAAATGATTGGAATGGGTTTTTTGGACAAGACAAACCCAATCAAATTAACATCTCAAAAAGTAATCCTGGAATCATTCGAGCTTGGCATAGGCATAAAAGAAATCAAGTAGATTTTTTTACTGTTTTAAAAGGTTCTATGAAGATCTGTGTTTATGATAACAATAAAGAATCAAAAACTTTTGGAAAATTGGTAGAAATTATTGCAGGTGAAGATAACTTACAAATTATTAAAGTTCCAGGAAATTTTTGGCATGGAACGAAAACTATTGGAAATCAACCCTCTTACACGATTTATTTTATAAATAATTTATACGTTTATGAAAATCCTGATGAAGAAAGAATTCTTTGGAATGATCCATCTATTATTGATCCTAGAACAAAAAGACCATATGATTGGAATAATGTGAGTTAG